In Aspergillus luchuensis IFO 4308 DNA, chromosome 1, nearly complete sequence, the following are encoded in one genomic region:
- a CDS encoding uncharacterized protein (COG:S;~EggNog:ENOG410PIKI) — MPAICQSNRLLALLSQQLLIPRLYLFSNTMDLLFDLSPDEQEEEDKLRVGKYDEEDCKAAIQGIGIPKTFDEEVHRLCTIRGIRHHYGFAQELRGTMPEFTRALNARDIMSGVIPTMASPEEVPYCIWYPDVPAEGTLRALVQRYPDMLYHVARACAVAGYATLYMELDPVPEVHIAEEAGYASMQRGSSGSQQIYQHIMSQRVKFEIMNDYTRTVNINARQIASLNGDTAVYASLTARTKVYGPRDFKSDPPPWNEFCRDPPYFNITEDWGIDDHDDKAPEAPEDYLPLVYNPLPTDLPFINKDKLIHVAAYNGEIDRYARLRRPHMLKHEWAMVVHGIYHNPIFAKWWSTQIPEHPQDKHEINIRRAINARRIMSNDLSWLTPNTPGKLLPDLIWFPKVADATTYEKLAHRRPDMFEECLRACIVARYTYTWDALLRAAPELFKEQFAHDSSKRGPKLEDPKLWWLTKHARHGLWMEATASPNKHFQTDILAAVPDAAEKLDVAHPNSDWWGDYFVASELYLPHRSPIIRLHDPVQPGARDEGPYDGMNCGIGDVDIALFLGDAISKETWKREVLDEGFTTAYLEDVWDMLDTKQSD; from the coding sequence ATGCCCGCCATTTGCCAGTCCAACAggcttcttgcgcttctctcCCAACAACTCCTTATTCCCCGCCTCTACTTATTTTCCAACACCATGGATCTGCTATTTGATTTGTCCCCAGAcgagcaggaagaagaagataaactGAGAGTCGGGAAatacgacgaagaagattgcAAAGCTGCCATCCAGGGGATCGGAATTCCAAAGACTTTCGACGAGGAGGTCCATCGACTATGCACCATTCGCGGCATACGCCATCACTATGGCTTCGCCCAGGAGCTTCGGGGGACCATGCCGGAATTTACGCGTGCCTTGAACGCCCGGGATATTATGAGTGGTGTAATCCCGACCATGGCGTCGCCTGAGGAGGTGCCTTACTGTATCTGGTATCCAGATGTCCCGGCGGAGGGGACTCTGCGGGCTTTGGTGCAGCGATACCCGGACATGCTGTATCATGTCGCCCGGGCTTGTGCGGTTGCAGGTTACGCTACTTTGTACATGGAGCTTGATCCGGTTCCAGAGGTTCATATTGCCGAAGAGGCCGGCTACGCCAGCATGCAGAggggcagcagcggcagtcAACAGATCTATCAGCATATTATGTCTCAACGTGTGAAGTTTGAGATCATGAACGACTATACACGGACAGTCAATATCAATGCGCGTCAAATTGCATCTCTAAATGGGGATACTGCTGTATACGCGAGTCTTACTGCCAGAACCAAGGTctatgggccgcgcgatttcAAAAGTGATCCCCCGCCATGGAATGAATTCTGTCGCGATCCCCCTTACTTCAATATTACGGAAGACTGGGGCATAGATGACCATGACGACAAAGCCCCGGAGGCACCAGAGGATTATCTCCCTTTAGTGTATAACCCTCTTCCTACAGACCTCCCCTTCATCAACAAGGACAAACTCATTCATGTTGCCGCATACAATGGAGAAATCGATCGTTACGCACGGCTGCGACGACCGCACATGCTTAAACATGAATGGGCCATGGTTGTACATGGTATCTACCACAATCCGATCTTTGCCAAGTGGTGGAGTACGCAGATCCCTGAGCACCCGCAAGATAAGCATGAGATTAATATTCGGCGCGCGATCAACGCCCGCCGGATCATGTCCAATGATCTGTCTTGGCTCACTCCCAATACTCCTGGAAAGCTATTGCCAGACCTCATCTGGTTTCCAAAAGTCGCCGACGCGACGACTTATGAGAAGCTCGCTCACAGGAGACCAGATATGTTTGAAGAATGTCTACGGGCCTGCATAGTGGCCCGGTATACCTATACGTGGGATGCTCTGCTGCGCGCTGCACCCGAACTCTTCAAGGAACAGTTCGCCCACGACTCCAGCAAGCGCGGTCCCAAACTAGAAGACCCCAAGCTGTGGTGGCTGACCAAACATGCTCGCCACGGGCTGTGGATGGAAGCCACCGCCTCCCCGAACAAGCACTTTCAAACCGACATTTTAGCAGCCGTACCTGACGCTGCTGAGAAGCTAGACGTAGCTCACCCCAATAGCGACTGGTGGGGCGATTATTTCGTGGCGAGTGAGCTTTACCTCCCACATCGGTCTCCGATCATCCGGCTCCATGACCCGGTCCAACCTGGGGCGCGTGACGAAGGTCCTTATGACGGAATGAATTGTGGCATTGGCGATGTCGACATTGCTTTGTTTCTCGGTGATGCCATCTCAAAGGAGACCTGGAAAAGAGAAGTATTGGATGAAGGATTCACAACGGCCTATCTCGAGGATGTGTGGGACATGTTAGACACGAAGCAAAGTGATTAG
- a CDS encoding cytochrome P450 (COG:Q;~EggNog:ENOG410Q1ER;~InterPro:IPR001128,IPR002403,IPR017972,IPR036396;~PFAM:PF00067;~TransMembrane:2 (i12-30o36-55i);~go_function: GO:0004497 - monooxygenase activity [Evidence IEA];~go_function: GO:0005506 - iron ion binding [Evidence IEA];~go_function: GO:0016705 - oxidoreductase activity, acting on paired donors, with incorporation or reduction of molecular oxygen [Evidence IEA];~go_function: GO:0020037 - heme binding [Evidence IEA];~go_process: GO:0055114 - oxidation-reduction process [Evidence IEA]) has product MMAKQDTQIKATYYVGCACLYVLTRYLGIVPRDLSLLIGGIILSWSISLPLTVCAKTLRKRHRSTFNDLPGPQSLNWLYDRVFDIFDEPLAKNVTDWINERTYPDGLMHFFGLFGSEYIVPTDHEGLVEVLSTRSYDYEKSRAFRRYSVRFFGDSLVTQEQEVHNRNRKTFMPVFNQTNINIVRPLLTAKSRQFNDYISSVLTDVGESQKGSRGGRTAIVPITDIVFRATMDTGSILALGIDLETIKGRNTHMLRAFKTLFASNRQKKIRFVLHNLLPSWIDRLIPSEEEKSMDRAKSLIVDSVVDMMQGKMAENEVTDGHLTYLSNLIRSGRFNHDEYIGQLRTIIAAGFESSGGSLSFVIYCLAANQGAQNSVREELYNAKHGKVELEEDEYDRLPVLNAMVMESLRLFPSFGLLLRRAIRDTTIKGRFIPRGTHIGICPKAINCSRHLWGDDAEDFNLERWIDRSDPNNPTQKPTGGAPSPACMLSFGYGTRSCVGRHLAMAQIKRQIALIVERFHVETEDDRFPHPSGLFASNPPFDFRLRFTEVKYGKKAV; this is encoded by the exons ATGATGGCGAAACAGGACACTCAAATCAAGGCAACTTACTACGTTGGTTGTGCTTGTTTATATGTCCTCACGCGGTACCTCGGCATTGTTCCTCGCGATTTATCATTACTTATCGGTGGTATCATTCTCTCATGGTCGATCTCCTTACCCTTGACAGTGTGTGCGAAGACTCTCCGAAAAAGACATCGCAGCACATTCAATGATCTTCCTGGTCCACAG TCATTAAACTGGCTCTACGACCGCGTGTTCGATATTTTCGATGAACCCCTAGCAAAGAATGTGACCGATTGGATCAATGAGAGAACTTACCCAGACGGGCTTATGCATTTCTTTGGCTTATTCGGCTCCGAATATATAGTCCCTACGGACCACGAGGGGTTAGTCGAGGTACTGTCAACTCGGTCTTACGACTATGAGAAGTCCCGTGCCTTCCGGCGATACTCCGTTCGATTTTTCGGAGATAGCCTTGTTACGCAGGAACAAGAGGTGCACAATCGAAACCGGAAGACCTTTATGCCCGTATTCAATCAAACCAATATCAACATCGTCCGCCCCTTGCTGACTGCAAAATCAAGGCAGTTCAATGATTACATCTCTTCGGTACTGACGGATGTTGGTGAAAGCCAGAAAGGAAGTCGAGGGGGCAGGACAGCTATTGTTCCCATTACGGACATTGTATTCAGGGCTACAATGGACACTGGAAGTATTCTCGCACTCGGAATCGACTTGGAGACGATCAAGGGGCGGAACACACACATGTTGCGTGCCTTCAAAACGTTATTCGCCAGCAACCGTCAGAAGAAGATACGATTTGTGTTACACAATCTATTGCCTAGCTGGATCGATCGGTTGATTCCTtccgaggaagaaaagagcatGGATAGAGCAAAGTCCCTCATTGTTGATAGCGTGGTTGATATGATGCAAGggaagatggcggagaatGAAGTAACAGATGGCCATCTTACTTATCTATCGAATTTGATACGGTCGGGCCGTTTCAATCATGATGAATACATTGGTCAACTAAGAACTATCATTGCTGCGGG TTTTGAAAGCTCCGGAGGATCACTCTCCTTCGTCATTTACTGCCTCGCGGCCAACCAAGGTGCCCAGAATTCCGTACGTGAAGAGCTATACAACGCCAAACATGGCAAGGTTGAGCTTGAGGAGGACGAGTATGACCGTCTTCCAGTCCTCAATGCAATGGTCATGGAGTCCCTGcgtctcttcccctctttcggGCTACTGCTCCGGAGGGCGATTCGCGACACTACTATCAAGGGCCGGTTTATTCCCCGAGGAACGCACATCGGTATCTGTCCAAAAGCGATCAATTGTAGTCGTCATCTTTGGGGGGATGACGCGGAGGATTTTAACTTGGAACGGTGGATTGACCGTTCCGATCCAAATAACCCCACGCAAAAGCCTACAGGAGGAGCTCCTAGTCCAGCATGCATGCTTTCCTTTGGATACGGAACCCGCAGTTGTGTTGGAAGACACTTGGCCATGGCGCAAATAAAACGACAAATAGCGCTGATTGTTGAGCGTTTCCACGTTGAGACCGAGGATGATAGGTTTCCGCATCCTTCGGGATTATTTGCGTCCAACCCACCTTTTGATTTCCGTCTGAGGTTCACCGAAGTGAAGTATGGCAAAAAAGCTGTGTGA
- a CDS encoding uncharacterized protein (COG:S;~EggNog:ENOG410PJ7E;~InterPro:IPR029058), with protein MSSPSPWRKIEHIIPCQHIREYPAATTGTQNDVLHLAVKQYVPTNSPKPCAGDITIVIAPGGGFGKELYEPVCQELLVRYGKKGLNIRSIWAADPAHQGESGMLNEGRGGIDREPLK; from the exons ATGTCTTCACCCAGTCCTTGGCGGAAGATTGAACATATAATTCCGTGTCAACATATTCGCGAATATCCCGCTGCAACAACCGGGACACAAAACGATGTTCTCCATTTAGCTGTGAAACAGTACGTTCCCACCAACAGCCCAAAACCATGTGCTGGAGATATAACGATTGTCATTGCTCCTGGGGGCGGCTTTGGAAAG GAGCTCTATGAGCCAGTCTGCCAAGAGCTACTTGTGCGCtatggaaagaaagggcTCAATATCCGTAGTATTTGGGCTGCAGACCCTGCACATCAGGGTGAGAGTGGCATGCTCAACGAAGGCCGTGGTGGAATTGACCGTGAGCCTCTCAAGTGA
- a CDS encoding sugar porter family MFS transporter (COG:G;~EggNog:ENOG410PK1K;~InterPro:IPR005829,IPR005828,IPR003663,IPR036259, IPR020846;~PFAM:PF00083,PF07690;~TransMembrane:9 (n4-14c32/33o48-67i79-97o103-124i136-155o167-188i295-316o322-342i354-378o421-441i);~go_component: GO:0016020 - membrane [Evidence IEA];~go_component: GO:0016021 - integral component of membrane [Evidence IEA];~go_function: GO:0022857 - transmembrane transporter activity [Evidence IEA];~go_process: GO:0055085 - transmembrane transport [Evidence IEA]), whose translation MAKLSTLLSAVFLAIGGFLFGYDSGIITSTIGQTEFIRYFNNPNDTVTGGVVSAFQGGAILGTIINIFTGDRLGRKKSVFAGACVSIVGCALQGGAVNMTMLIIGRFIAGVAVGMLTATVPMYAGEMAEAASRGMMSGLLQWMLSWGSLVAQWLGYGCSFNTTDFQWRFPLAFQCVPGLILMVGVWFLQESPRWLMEQDRHEEALATLHRLHGDGTPEKSQYIELEYQEIRDTIEAERANNTITWSSILTKPSWRRRLILGCGVQAFGPLSGINVINYYGTRIYSSLGIETRTTLMIIGISGGLSIVYCTIGLWALERLGRIRPLIVSAAGMAAALVCNAAMSQHYNESNTNQLRAMVAMNFVFSLFYTSPGIISWVYPAEIFPVDIRNQGNSITTFTNWTVNLVFAQFSPTALSNIGFRYFYVFFVFNLIAMICYILFFPETKGKTLEQMDELFGDMMVLPGDMKGKEEAQVTMIEDAHIVAP comes from the exons ATGGCCAAGCTATCAACATTGCTCTCCGCCGTCTTCTTGGCCATTGGAG GCTTCCTTTTCGGATATGACAGTGGTATCATTACCTCGACAATCGGCCAAACCGAGTTCATCAGATACTTTAACAACCCAAATGATACGGTGACAGGGGGTGTGGTATCTGCGTTTCAAGGCGGTGCCATTCTCggaaccatcatcaacatcttcaCTGGTGATCGACTGGGACGCAAAAAGTCCGTCTTTGCCGGTGCCTGCGTCTCCATTGTGGGCTGCGCGCTGCAGGGCGGAGCGGTCAACATGACCATGCTCATCATCGGTCGGTTTATTGCAGGTGTGGCGGTGGGCATGCTGACCGCTACCGTGCCCATGTACGCCGGTGAGATGGCTGAGGCCGCATCCCGCGGCATGATGTCTGGTCTGCTGCAGTGGATGTTAAGTTGGGGATCTTTGGTTGCCCAGTGGTTGGGGTACGGATGTTCCTTCAACACTACCGACTTCCAAT GGCGCTTTCCACTTGCGTTCCAATGTGTTCCTGGCCTCATTCTCATGGTCGGTGTTTGGTTTCTCCAGGAATCGCCTCGCTGGCTGATGGAACAAGACCGCCACGAAGAGGCGCTGGCCACACTGCACCGCCTGCACGGTGATGGAACCCCAGAGAAGTCACAGTACATCGAACTGGAGTATCAGGAGATCCGGGATACCATTGAAGCGGAGCGCGCAAACAACACCATTACTTGGTCCTCCATCCTTACCAAACCTTCGTGGCGTCGTCGTCTCATTCTCGGCTGTGGTGTGCAGGCTTTTGGCCCGTTGTCGGGCATCAACGTCATCAACTATTATGGAACGCGCATCTACAGCTCATTGGGTATCGAGACACGCACCACGCTGATGATCATCGGTATCTCCGGTGGCCTGTCGATCGTCTATTGCACCATCGGACTCTGGGCCCTGGAGCGCTTGGGTCGGATCCGACCGCTGATCGTCTCGGCAGCTGGCATGGCGGCGGCGCTGGTGTGCAATGCGGCCATGTCGCAGCACTATAACGAGAGCAACACCAATCAACTACGGGCAATGGTCGCAATGAACTTCGTCTTCAGCTTGTTCTATACATCGCCTGGGATCATCTCCTGGGTCTACCCGGCGGAGATCTTCCCCGTGGATATTCGGAACCAAGGCAATTCCATCACCACTTTCACCAATTGGACCGTCAATCTGGTGTTCGCGCAATTCTCGCCTACAGCGCTATCCAACATTGGCTTCCGTTACTTTTACGTGTTCTTCGTATTTAACCTCATCGCCATGATCTGCtatatcctcttcttccctgagACCAAGGGTAAGACCCTCGAGCAGATGGACGAGCTGTTCGGGGATATGATGGTGTTGCCTGGAGAcatgaaggggaaggaggaagccCAAGTAACCATGATTGAGGATGCTCACATCGTCGCGCCCTAA
- a CDS encoding uncharacterized protein (CAZy:CBM67;~CAZy:GH78;~COG:S;~EggNog:ENOG410PJDQ;~InterPro:IPR008928,IPR013783,IPR035396,IPR008902, IPR013737,IPR035398,IPR012341;~PFAM:PF17390,PF17389,PF05592,PF08531;~go_process: GO:0005975 - carbohydrate metabolic process [Evidence IEA]) — MQVTRCGIHGFHEVLGIDVDEIRFYWTIETDDKHASQLAYQVVLSTDETAVQGDATDQAKLAWDSGRVMSNEQRNIICRPDNGFQSTCSYYWKVTVWDQSQRPHHSAANHFFTAYPRSYLLPPYSMNQTYMPHTSLIFRSWFEDEPNRWKAVWIGDGGDKPIYLRKAFDLAQPPARAILFASGLGHFNMTVNGAPASDHRLDPGWTNYHRRVQFTAYDVTAQLQTGANVLGAHLGNGFYAGEKGDDRFFWPMYEDNTYVRYGNELCFFGELHLFYDDGTHTTIISDPSWRVRKSATSLANIYASENHDRRQYPTGWDSPDFDDADWALAKPLTGPRGHIYYQTQPPVVLHETFQPVKVTEPRPGMVCYDLGQNASTMVHMEVEGPRGSEIIVRYSETVKEDGTVLMPDPLFKEFETGVFSRILLAGTGAPEAWEPDFSFTSARYIQVEGVSLDGSDGRPVIRSVVGRHVSSAARRLGMMQTDKEDVNQLLNALSWTFSSNLFSYHTDCPQIEKFGWLEVTHLLAPATQYIRDMEALYTKILDDILDAQEPSGLVPTMAPEIRYMCGPLHDTITWGCAVCLLPDILREYYGSTHVVAKIFPAAVRYMEYMRTKERRGGLIEHGLGDWGRGIAFGNNQANIETAIYYRCLQCVAMMARELGETQKAEEFERWAARIYAVYNRHLLVTDDASRPYAYYTSLDNYPERDRDAIAQAMALQFGLVPEQYRKDVMAAFLDDVADGRMRAGEIGLRFLFNTLADAKRPDLVLQMARQEEHPSYMRFLRRGETTLLEFWQDECRSKCHDMLGTIYEWFYAAVLGLKPTGPAYRTFVVDPPYDAEFDHVKGSVDCPYGKIGIEFTRNQQGQTTVNVSVPFGTTATVKLPRSGKSSAYCREGEERRDVVGEEVSLSHGVYSIFVR, encoded by the coding sequence ATGCAGGTTACGCGATGTGGGATTCATGGTTTTCATGAAGTACTAGGAATTGATGTGGACGAGATCCGCTTCTACTGGACGATTGAAACCGACGACAAACATGCCTCCCAGCTCGCGTACCAGGTGGTGCTGAGCACCGACGAGACGGCTGTGCAAGGAGATGCGACCGATCAAGCTAAGCTGGCCTGGGATTCAGGCCGGGTGATGAGCAATGAGCAACGCAACATTATCTGCAGACCCGATAATGGCTTCCAGTCGACTTGCAGCTATTACTGGAAAGTGACCGTTTGGGATCAGTCGCAGCGACCCCATCACAGCGCTGCCAATCACTTCTTCACAGCCTACCCTCGATCCTATCTGTTACCGCCCTATAGCATGAACCAGACCTATATGCCTCATACCAGTCTCATTTTCCGCTCGTGGTTCGAGGATGAGCCGAATCGATGGAAAGCAGTGTGGATTGGTGACGGTGGGGACAAACCGATCTACCTACGCAAGGCCTTCGATTTGGCGCAGCCCCCAGCCCGTGCCATTCTGTTTGCATCCGGCCTTGGACACTTCAACATGACTGTCAATGGAGCCCCAGCATCAGACCATCGTCTGGACCCCGGCTGGACCAACTACCATCGTCGCGTGCAATTCACGGCCTACGATGTGACGGCCCAGTTGCAGACAGGCGCCAATGTGCTGGGCGCGCACCTGGGCAATGGTTTCTATGCGGGCGAGAAAGGGGATGATCGGTTTTTCTGGCCCATGTACGAAGACAACACCTATGTCCGCTATGGCAACGAGCTCTGTTTTTTTGGTGAGCTGCATCTTTTCTACGACGACGGTACACACACGACTATTATTTCGGATCCATCCTGGCGCGTCCGTAAAAGCGCCACCAGCCTCGCTAATATCTATGCATCCGAAAACCACGATCGGCGACAGTATCCAACGGGCTGGGACTCGCCCGACTTCGATGATGCGGACTGGGCCCTCGCGAAGCCGCTGACTGGCCCTCGTGGTCATATCTACTACCAAACTCAACCACCTGTGGTGTTGCATGAGACCTTTCAGCCAGTGAAGGTCACAGAGCCGCGTCCGGGTATGGTCTGCTACGATCTGGGGCAGAACGCCTCAACGATGGTGCACATGGAGGTTGAAGGACCAAGAGGATCGGAGATTATTGTTCGTTATAGCGAGACGGTCAAAGAAGACGGCACAGTGTTGATGCCGGATCCCTTGTTTAAGGAGTTTGAGACTGGCGTCTTCTCTCGTATTCTTCTGGCCGGCACGGGCGCCCCTGAAGCCTGGGAACCCGACTTTAGTTTCACCAGCGCACGCTATATCCAAGTAGAAGGAGTATCTTTGGATGGCAGTGACGGCCGCCCGGTCATCCGGTCAGTTGTGGGACGCCATGTCTCGTCGGCCGCCCGCCGCCTGGGTATGATGCAGACCGACAAGGAAGACGTGAATCAACTGCTAAACGCCCTATCCTGGACCTTCAGCAGCAATTTGTTCAGTTACCACACCGACTGTCCCCAAATTGAAAAGTTCGGCTGGCTGGAGGTCACGCATCTGCTGGCGCCGGCCACACAGTACATTCGCGACATGGAAGCTCTGTACACCAAGATACTTGACGATATTCTGGATGCCCAAGAGCCCAGTGGGCTGGTCCCCACCATGGCACCTGAGATCCGATACATGTGCGGCCCGCTTCATGATACCATCACCTGGGGTTGTGCCGTGTGTCTGCTGCCCGACATCCTCAGGGAGTACTACGGTTCCACGCATGTCGTCGCCAAGATATTTCCCGCAGCGGTGCGATACATGGAATATATGCGCACCAAAGAGCGCCGCGGCGGTTTGATTGAACACGGACTTGGGGACTGGGGCCGTGGTATTGCCTTTGGGAATAACCAGGCTAATATCGAGACCGCTATATACTACCGGTGCCTACAGTGCGTGGCCATGATGGCTCGCGAGCTCGGCGAAACGCAGAAGGCAGAAGAATTCGAGCGGTGGGCTGCTCGCATCTACGCTGTGTACAACCGTCACTTGCTGGTCACGGACGATGCGTCTCGTCCCTACGCCTACTACACCTCACTAGACAACTACCCAGAACGCGACCGAGACGCAATTGCCCAGGCCATGGCCTTGCAATTCGGCTTGGTCCCTGAGCAATATCGCAAGGACGTGATGGCTGCCTTCTTGGATGATGTGGCCGATGGCCGTATGCGTGCCGGGGAGATCGGGCTGCGTTTCCTTTTCAACACCTTGGCTGATGCGAAGCGACCGGATCTGGTATTGCAGATGGCCCGCCAGGAAGAGCACCCATCCTACATGCGGTTTCTGCGACGTGGAGAAACCACCCTGTTGGAATTTTGGCAAGACGAGTGCCGCAGCAAATGCCACGACATGCTGGGAACAATCTATGAATGGTTCTATGCGGCCGTCCTGGGATTGAAGCCTACAGGACCGGCATATCGTACCTTTGTGGTAGACCCGCCTTATGACGCTGAATTTGACCACGTCAAGGGTAGCGTGGATTGCCCCTATGGGAAGATTGGGATTGAATTCACGCGCAACCAGCAGGGTCAGACCACTGTGAATGTGAGCGTGCCCTTtggcaccaccgccacggTTAAGCTTCCCCGCAGTGGCAAGTCTTCGGCATATTgtcgggagggagaggagaggagagatgtggttggggaggaggtcaGCCTGAGCCACGGCGTCTATTCGATCTTTGTACGCTAG
- a CDS encoding uncharacterized protein (SECRETED:SignalP(1-18)), producing MKLPLFLILTVCVSKAVAFGLYGCYERLLYWQAYQMDSGSKKKRIAPACSRDAKTAQVVGPVTGGRCNLRQFLYYITENEVEKGIIADKNKLKDADLEKEKSALDEVASAMYKAKVGRTYNPGRIYQGLEANSGIHELIGNIAAFIEQKGWLEEENGKPSQTLFDQAEKARSRVEFGRKASGARDVGDEIRKRYDREVWDKQPKNKNGEIDKEAPLVDEGLVKEKLAIPEGGVEGWPTCDLEVAKNSVNAAEAAAGRGPMKLNKDFIGPWRDRETAHVLNIDAAKDAKLKINSCSA from the exons atgaagTTGCCTCTTTTTTTGATTCTCACTGTCTGTGTGTCGAAAGCAGTCGCTTTCGGTCTCTATGGCTGCTACGAGCGACTCCTGTACTGGCAGGCTTACCAGATGGACAGCGGATCCAAGAAGAAACGGATCGCGCCGGCCTGCTCCCGAGATGCAAAGACCGCTCAGGTCGTCGGGCCCGTCACTGGAGGGCGCTGCAACCTCCGTCAATTCCTTTATTACATCACGGAAAACgaggtggagaagggaaTCATCGCAGACAAGAACAAACTCAAGGACGCGGAcctggagaaagaaaaatccgCTCTGGATGAGGTGGCTTCAGCGATGTACAAGGCTAAGGTTGGGAGGACTTACAACCCGGGGCGGATCTATCAGGGTCTGGAGGCGAATTCAGGCATTCATGAACTTATTGGGAACATTGCCGC GTTCATTGAGCAGAAAGGCTGGTTAGAAGAGGAAAACGGCAAGCCGAGCCAAACATTATTTGATCAGGCCGAAAAGGCCCGCAGCAGAGTTGAATTCGGGCGAAAGGCCAGCGGCGCCCGGGATGTAGGAGACGAGATTCGGAAACGCTACGATCGAGAGGTTTGGGACAAGCAGCCAAAGAATAAGAACGGCGAGATCGACAAGGAAGCCCCGTTGGTCGATGAGGGGCTGGTCAAGGAGAAATTGGCGATTCCtgagggaggggttgagggATGGCCTACTTGCGACCTGGAAGTTGCCAAAAACTCGGTCAATGCCGCAGAGGCCGCCGCGGGCAGGGGACCAATGAAGTTGAATAAGGATTTCATCGGCCCTTGGAGAGATAGGGAGACAGCGCACGTGTTGAACATTGACGCAGCGAAAGACGCAAAGCTCAAAATCAACAGTTGTTCGGcatga
- a CDS encoding phosphotransferase family protein (COG:I;~EggNog:ENOG410PHRI;~InterPro:IPR011009,IPR002575,IPR041726;~PFAM:PF01636) encodes MEFLDGRIFTDSTMPGVSPTERMALWRDAVRVLGKIHTTNAHSIGLQTFGKQGGYYDRQLSTFTSLSRAHAKVEDPLINVPVGDLPHFDEMVDFFCRHELQPRDRLSIVHGDYKIDNLIFHPTESRVIGVLDWEMATLGHPLSDFCNLTHPHFWDGLYQDVGMFHSGKVAGLPSRAQCLEWYSEAAGWDPEPDLSWGDAFFAFRTTVILQSVAARHVQRQTTSPDSAKYALKFKPSAESAWELVRRAKAGSKFGRL; translated from the exons ATGGAGTTCTTGGATGGGCGGATCTTTACCGACTCCACTATGCCTGGGGTGAGTCCGACGGAGAGAATGGCCTT GTGGAGGGATGCTGTGCGAGTGCTAGGCAAGATTCATACCACTAATGCTCATTCCATCGGGCTGCAGACGTTTGGTAAGCAAGGTGGGTACTACGACCGTCAGCTATCGACGTTTACCTCCTTATCCCGTGCACATGCAAAGGTGGAAGATCCTTTGATCAATGTTCCGGTGGGAGATTTACCGCATTTTGACGAGATGGTCGACTTTTTCTGTCGTCATGAGCTTCAGCCCAGAGACCGGCTTAGTATAGTGCATGGTGACTACAAGATCGATAACTTGATCTTCCATCCCACTGAATCGCGAGTAATCGGGGTTCTAGATTGGGAAATGGCTACTCTTGGCCATCCTCTTTCGGACTTTTGCAACCTTACGCATCCTCATTTCTGGGACGGTCTGTACCAGGATGTGGGAATGTTCCATTCTGGGAAGGTTGCAGGATTGCCCAGTCGCGCACAGTGCTTAGAGTGGTATTCTGAGGCTGCAGGTTGGGATCCAGAACCAGACCTTTCGTGGGGAGACGCATTTTTTGCATTTCGAACCACTGTTATCCTGCAGAGCGTTGCCGCTAGGCATGTCCAGCGGCAGACGACCAGTCCGGACTCAGCCAAATATGCCCTAAAATTCAAGCCATCGGCAGAAAGTGCCTGGGAATTGGTGAGAAGAGCCAAAGCCGGATCTAAATTTGGAAGATTGTGA